Proteins encoded by one window of Haematobia irritans isolate KBUSLIRL chromosome 2, ASM5000362v1, whole genome shotgun sequence:
- the LOC142227361 gene encoding carbohydrate sulfotransferase 11: MIIRLCYGRRVQTSLKLIACVLSAIFYFGFLFRESMNAFEQNKDKAEAAAVAVGLIQSPSKGEIKNVPSLSKRLQKSVVGERSDPQRQMSSATSSAASSSWAYSSTLNPVYEYSEEIHSATENDLKQRRQHLHQICEKYNLYSFYPPMPKEFFISPGHNLVWCNVFKAASSTWMYYFNILGGYDPKYLQKIETPPIELARQRFPRPYLQDLLDSLPSSLSFLFARDPFERIVSGYRNKLEGGKNTYYKWLANRIIKGFRKHSATPGRPKGPTFDEFVQYLIDQHGNQKAFNEHWAPIYNFCTPCSINFTIIGKVETFNRDSEYIIRQAGLESLLLGKLPKSALKRIGNLSKGMKTFTSLEKYFSQIKRSTLDQLIDIYKLDFELFDYDYTKYYGYVMPDDIQSENDISATLGPIIKH; this comes from the exons ATGATAATACGCCTGTGTTATGGCAGGCGTGTGCAGACTTCCCTGAAATTAATTGCTTGTGTTTTATCGGCAATATTCTACTTTGGATTTCTTTTTCGTGAGTCTATGAATGCATTTGAACAAAATAAGGATAAAGCAGAAGCAGCTGCAGTAGCCGTAGGACTCATACAATCACCATCCAAAGGAGAG ATAAAAAATGTGCCATCCCTTTCGAAACGTCTTCAAAAGTCGGTGGTGGGTGAGAGATCTGACCCCCAACGTCAAATGTCTTCTGCAACCTCTTCCGCTGCATCATCATCATGGGCTTACTCTAGCACTTTAAATCCAGTTTATGAGTATTCCGAGGAAATCCATAGTGCTACAGAAAATGACTTGAAACAAAGGCGCCAACATCTGCATCAGATTTGTGAAAAATATAATCTCTATTCATTTTACCCACCGATGCCAAAAGAATTCTTCATATCTCCTGGCCACAATTTGGTATGGTGTAATGTCTTCAAAGCTGCCAGTAGTACATGGATGTATTATTTCAATATTCTGG GTGGATATGATcccaaatatttacaaaaaattgaaactcctCCCATAGAGCTGGCACGACAACGTTTTCCCCGACCCTATTTGCAAGACCTATTGGATAGTTTGCCCTCCTCATTGTCATTTCTCTTCGCCCGAGACCCCTTTGAGCGAATAGTCTCGGGGTATCGCAATAAACTGGAAGGTGGTAAAAATACCTACTACAAATGGTTGGCAAATCGTATTATCAAGGGATTTCGAAAACATTCTGCCACACCGGGAAGACCCAAGGGACCTACCTTCGATGAATTTGTCCAATATCTAATCGATCAACATGGCAATCAGAAGGCATTCAATGAACATTGGGCgccaatttataatttttgtacaCCGTGTAGTATAAATTTCACCATTATTGGCAAAGTAGAGACCTTCAATCGTGATTCCGAGTATATTATAAGACAAGCCGGTCTAGAATCTCTACTATTGGGTAAATTGCCAAAGAGTGCTTTGAAACGTATAGGCAATTTATCGAAGGGAatgaaaacttttacttcattggAAAA atatttttctcaaattaaacGCTCAACTCTAGACCAACTCATTGATATTTACAAATTAGATTTTGAATTATTCGACTATGATTACACCAAATATTATGGCTATGTCATGCCCGATGATATACAATCGGAAAACGATATATCCGCCACCCTGGGACCCATTATAAAACATTAG
- the vri gene encoding nuclear factor interleukin-3-regulated vrille isoform X1 — MSIVCTLEQKVNLFKGPVATKNLLILKNNINNNPNSPATSIQQQTATTTSLPNSGKLLTDIKNSSSANIALKDKSLTPGHSVKNQEYKNRLTEFGRQNSALAPTAELIQLHQQQQQQQQQQYHHQQQQQQHQLLLTAAANMPEVLQTANNLTNGSTKYHNNTSASLVTPATAAAMAMNTAVRMSTMSPTLSMNGSSNEATNVHSLSMYNGPVSPQSSDSGHSMSDMQHGNYMNYNGDFSGMTKQQVNAAKELFSQRKQREFTPDCKKDDSYWDRRRRNNEAAKRSREKRRYNDMVLEQRVVELTKENHVLKAQLDAIKDKFNISGENLVSVEQILASLPTSEQVLSTTKRSKISTPANNFTGNANGGNALIYGSSGNGPQPKAPLDILSSSNNDKTTTPSVIKPPNSSAGVSSIPAIHLQSSPTGVQQSMVPSSNGSNGLPTTQALYAPPASAPNAGYVPANLNDSLTPNTPSHHIHHHQHHAAVVAAAATTTTVAVPTQQPNATNLQNLHVLQALNRGCDFENIRKVVAAAAVAGNAGDLPSTVSSLYASPPSAVTAAALYVGASQHVSPLYTKFSKEEHSYLPAMEGPIVSSTAADSVSSSSPRGTASVLNLSRRASTPTAYEHMLSSTTSSSRLSSSMSSASSSGAVSGDDDHEADNEMAEEASEHNLASTTTSPHSNDSNNCLPLKLRHKSHLGDKDAAATALLALQHIKQEPISNRASPPAWADNSGDNSSDERDSGISIPSPEWTPQFQRNVLVAGKESCTANAVVTVTPSEREHILKSKLARLESEVATIKNDLYSRSKCCT; from the exons ATGTCGATTGTCTGCACTTTGgaacaaaaagtgaatttatttaAAGGTCCTGTGGCTAccaaaaatttacttattttgaaaaataatatcaACAACAATCCCAATTCTCCAGCAACGTCCATTCAACAACAAACGGCAACAACAACATCTTTGCCTAATTCTGGCAAATTACTAACGGATATTAAAAATTCTTCATCGGCAAATATTGCCTTAAAAGACaaat CTTTAACCCCTGGTCATTCGGTGAAAAATCAAGAATACAAAAATCGTTTGACTGAATTTGGACGTCAAAATTCTGCCTTGGCACCTACGGCTGAATTAATACAATTGcatcaacagcagcagcagcaacaacaacagcaataccaccaccagcaacaacaacaacaacatcaactttTATTAACCGCTGCCGCAAATATGCCCGAAGTCCTACAGACAGCCAATAATCTTACAAACGGCTctacaaaatatcacaataatACCAGTGCATCACTGGTGACACCAGCCACAGCGGCGGCCATGGCTATGAATACAGCGGTACGCATGTCCACCATGTCACCTACACTCTCCATGAACGGTAGTTCTAATGAGGCCACAAATG TACACAGCCTCTCTATGTACAACGGCCCCGTTAGCCCTCAATCCAGCGATTCCGGTCATAGTATGTCCGATATGCAACATGGAAATTATATGAACTATAATGGTGACTTCTCGGGCATGACCAAGCAACAGGTTAATGCTGCCAAGGAATTGTTCTCGCAACGCAAACAGCGTGAATTCACTCCAGATTGTAAGAAAGATGACAGCTATTGGGATAGACGCAGACGCAACAATGAGGCAGCCAAGCGCAGTCGCGAGAAGAGACGCTATAACGATATGGTATTGGAGCAGAGAGTGGTGGAACTGACCAAGGAGAATCATGTATTGAAAGCCCAATTGGATGccattaaggacaaattcaaTATCTCTGGCGAAAACTTAGTGAGTGTTGAGCAAATATTGGCCTCTCTACCCACCAGTGAACAGGTCTTGAGTACCACTAAAAGATCGAAAATATCCACTCCTGCAAACAATTTCACCGGCAATGCCAATGGTGGCAATGCTCTGATATATGGTTCCTCGGGCAATGGGCCCCAACCAAAAGCCCCTCTTGATATCCTGTCCAGTTCCAATAATGACAAAACCACAACTCCAAGTGTTATTAAACCACCAAATAGTTCTGCTGGTGTTTCCTCTATTCCTGCTATCCATTTACAGTCATCGCCTACAGGGGTCCAACAATCTATGGTTCCTAGCAGCAATGGCAGTAATGGTTTACCAACCACTCAAGCTCTCTATGCTCCACCTGCATCAGCACCCAATGCTGGCTATGTGCCCGCTAACTTAAATGACAGTCTAACGCCCAATACACCTTCCCACCACATCCATCATCACCAGCATCATGCAGCTGTAGTAGCTGCTGCAGCTACCACAACAACCGTTGCCGTCCCCACACAACAGCCCAATGCCACAAATCTGCAGAATCTTCATGTACTACAGGCCTTGAATAGGGGCTGTGACTTTGAGAATATCCGCAAAGTGGTGGCTGCTGCTGCAGTGGCTGGTAATGCTGGCGATTTACCATCCACAGTCAGTAGCCTGTATGCAAGTCCTCCCTCAGCGGTAACTGCGGCGGCCCTCTATGTGGGAGCCTCACAACATGTTAGTCCCCTATACACAAAATTCTCCAAGGAAGAGCATAGCTATTTGCCGGCTATGGAAGGTCCCATTGTAAGTTCCACAGCAGCCGATTCTGTGAGCTCGTCGTCGCCAAGGGGCACAGCCAGTGTCTTGAATCTGTCTAGGCGAGCAAGCACACCCACAGCCTATGAGCATATGCTTTCGTCGACCACATCCTCATCACGGCTATCTTCGTCCATGTCCTCGGCCTCCTCCTCGGGGGCCGTGTCCGGTGACGATGACCATGAGGCTGACAACGAAATGGCCGAAGAGGCCAGTGAACATAATCTCGCCAGTACCACCACCAGTCCCCATAGTAATGACTCTAATAATTGCTTGCCCCTAAAGTTAAGACACAAATCTCATTTGGGCGATAAGGATGCAGCGGCCACAGCATTATTGGCCCTGCAACACATCAAACAGGAGCCCATAAGCAATAGAGCCTCCCCACCAGCATGGGCCGATAACTCGGGAGATAATTCGAGTGATGAAAGAGATTCGGGAATCTCAATACCCAGCCCTGAATGGACACCACAATTTCAGCGCAACGTTTTGGTAGCGGGCAAAGAAAGctgcacagcgaatgctgtggtAACAGTGACCCCTTCGGAAAGAGAGCATATATTGAAATCGAAATTGGCCCGTTTGGAATCGGAAGTGGCTACCATTAAGAATGATTTGTATAGCCGATCAAAATGCTGTACATAA
- the vri gene encoding nuclear factor interleukin-3-regulated vrille isoform X2: MPEVLQTANNLTNGSTKYHNNTSASLVTPATAAAMAMNTAVRMSTMSPTLSMNGSSNEATNVHSLSMYNGPVSPQSSDSGHSMSDMQHGNYMNYNGDFSGMTKQQVNAAKELFSQRKQREFTPDCKKDDSYWDRRRRNNEAAKRSREKRRYNDMVLEQRVVELTKENHVLKAQLDAIKDKFNISGENLVSVEQILASLPTSEQVLSTTKRSKISTPANNFTGNANGGNALIYGSSGNGPQPKAPLDILSSSNNDKTTTPSVIKPPNSSAGVSSIPAIHLQSSPTGVQQSMVPSSNGSNGLPTTQALYAPPASAPNAGYVPANLNDSLTPNTPSHHIHHHQHHAAVVAAAATTTTVAVPTQQPNATNLQNLHVLQALNRGCDFENIRKVVAAAAVAGNAGDLPSTVSSLYASPPSAVTAAALYVGASQHVSPLYTKFSKEEHSYLPAMEGPIVSSTAADSVSSSSPRGTASVLNLSRRASTPTAYEHMLSSTTSSSRLSSSMSSASSSGAVSGDDDHEADNEMAEEASEHNLASTTTSPHSNDSNNCLPLKLRHKSHLGDKDAAATALLALQHIKQEPISNRASPPAWADNSGDNSSDERDSGISIPSPEWTPQFQRNVLVAGKESCTANAVVTVTPSEREHILKSKLARLESEVATIKNDLYSRSKCCT, from the exons ATGCCCGAAGTCCTACAGACAGCCAATAATCTTACAAACGGCTctacaaaatatcacaataatACCAGTGCATCACTGGTGACACCAGCCACAGCGGCGGCCATGGCTATGAATACAGCGGTACGCATGTCCACCATGTCACCTACACTCTCCATGAACGGTAGTTCTAATGAGGCCACAAATG TACACAGCCTCTCTATGTACAACGGCCCCGTTAGCCCTCAATCCAGCGATTCCGGTCATAGTATGTCCGATATGCAACATGGAAATTATATGAACTATAATGGTGACTTCTCGGGCATGACCAAGCAACAGGTTAATGCTGCCAAGGAATTGTTCTCGCAACGCAAACAGCGTGAATTCACTCCAGATTGTAAGAAAGATGACAGCTATTGGGATAGACGCAGACGCAACAATGAGGCAGCCAAGCGCAGTCGCGAGAAGAGACGCTATAACGATATGGTATTGGAGCAGAGAGTGGTGGAACTGACCAAGGAGAATCATGTATTGAAAGCCCAATTGGATGccattaaggacaaattcaaTATCTCTGGCGAAAACTTAGTGAGTGTTGAGCAAATATTGGCCTCTCTACCCACCAGTGAACAGGTCTTGAGTACCACTAAAAGATCGAAAATATCCACTCCTGCAAACAATTTCACCGGCAATGCCAATGGTGGCAATGCTCTGATATATGGTTCCTCGGGCAATGGGCCCCAACCAAAAGCCCCTCTTGATATCCTGTCCAGTTCCAATAATGACAAAACCACAACTCCAAGTGTTATTAAACCACCAAATAGTTCTGCTGGTGTTTCCTCTATTCCTGCTATCCATTTACAGTCATCGCCTACAGGGGTCCAACAATCTATGGTTCCTAGCAGCAATGGCAGTAATGGTTTACCAACCACTCAAGCTCTCTATGCTCCACCTGCATCAGCACCCAATGCTGGCTATGTGCCCGCTAACTTAAATGACAGTCTAACGCCCAATACACCTTCCCACCACATCCATCATCACCAGCATCATGCAGCTGTAGTAGCTGCTGCAGCTACCACAACAACCGTTGCCGTCCCCACACAACAGCCCAATGCCACAAATCTGCAGAATCTTCATGTACTACAGGCCTTGAATAGGGGCTGTGACTTTGAGAATATCCGCAAAGTGGTGGCTGCTGCTGCAGTGGCTGGTAATGCTGGCGATTTACCATCCACAGTCAGTAGCCTGTATGCAAGTCCTCCCTCAGCGGTAACTGCGGCGGCCCTCTATGTGGGAGCCTCACAACATGTTAGTCCCCTATACACAAAATTCTCCAAGGAAGAGCATAGCTATTTGCCGGCTATGGAAGGTCCCATTGTAAGTTCCACAGCAGCCGATTCTGTGAGCTCGTCGTCGCCAAGGGGCACAGCCAGTGTCTTGAATCTGTCTAGGCGAGCAAGCACACCCACAGCCTATGAGCATATGCTTTCGTCGACCACATCCTCATCACGGCTATCTTCGTCCATGTCCTCGGCCTCCTCCTCGGGGGCCGTGTCCGGTGACGATGACCATGAGGCTGACAACGAAATGGCCGAAGAGGCCAGTGAACATAATCTCGCCAGTACCACCACCAGTCCCCATAGTAATGACTCTAATAATTGCTTGCCCCTAAAGTTAAGACACAAATCTCATTTGGGCGATAAGGATGCAGCGGCCACAGCATTATTGGCCCTGCAACACATCAAACAGGAGCCCATAAGCAATAGAGCCTCCCCACCAGCATGGGCCGATAACTCGGGAGATAATTCGAGTGATGAAAGAGATTCGGGAATCTCAATACCCAGCCCTGAATGGACACCACAATTTCAGCGCAACGTTTTGGTAGCGGGCAAAGAAAGctgcacagcgaatgctgtggtAACAGTGACCCCTTCGGAAAGAGAGCATATATTGAAATCGAAATTGGCCCGTTTGGAATCGGAAGTGGCTACCATTAAGAATGATTTGTATAGCCGATCAAAATGCTGTACATAA